One window of Deltaproteobacteria bacterium genomic DNA carries:
- a CDS encoding ABC transporter substrate-binding protein: MRGYRRNVSTSYPTRTVWMGPPATTPARRIVSLVPSLTEAVFQIGVADRLVARTEYCVRPRGLVDAIESVGGTKNPKTARIGELAPDIILANKEENRQKHIEDLARDFPVWLTDPVGPGDVPALWEELGDLVGRPEVGERFARDTTTAIDAARNASTKLTRCPRFVYFVWKDPWMVAGHETYISNLLCACGFENALDARHSRFPVLTPEEISSVQRDVTIYSSEPYNFELPRDLIDGAIAESVDDGWYRTDAGLALFVDAEPLSWYPSLTVEGLAYASKLATRAASLIS; this comes from the coding sequence ATGCGCGGATATCGTCGCAACGTGAGCACGAGTTACCCGACCCGCACTGTGTGGATGGGCCCGCCGGCAACAACGCCGGCGCGACGCATCGTCTCGCTCGTCCCCAGTCTCACCGAAGCGGTCTTTCAGATTGGCGTGGCGGACCGCCTCGTCGCGCGAACGGAGTACTGCGTTCGTCCGCGCGGATTGGTCGATGCGATCGAATCGGTCGGCGGAACGAAGAATCCCAAAACCGCGCGCATCGGCGAACTCGCGCCCGACATCATCCTCGCGAACAAGGAAGAAAATCGACAGAAGCACATCGAGGATCTCGCGCGCGACTTTCCCGTCTGGCTCACCGACCCCGTCGGTCCCGGCGACGTGCCCGCGCTGTGGGAGGAACTCGGCGACCTGGTGGGGCGACCCGAAGTCGGCGAGCGTTTTGCGCGCGATACGACCACCGCCATCGACGCCGCGAGGAACGCCTCCACGAAGCTTACGCGTTGTCCGCGCTTCGTCTATTTCGTGTGGAAAGACCCGTGGATGGTCGCCGGGCACGAGACGTACATTTCGAATCTGCTGTGCGCGTGCGGATTCGAAAACGCCCTCGATGCGCGGCACTCGCGCTTTCCGGTTCTGACTCCGGAAGAGATTTCGTCCGTTCAGCGGGACGTGACGATCTACTCGTCCGAACCATACAACTTCGAGCTGCCGCGCGACCTGATCGACGGCGCAATTGCGGAGTCCGTGGACGATGGGTGGTATCGAACGGACGCTGGACTCGCCCTCTTCGTCGATGCCGAGCCGCTGTCCTGGTATCCGTCGCTCACCGTCGAAGGTCTTGCGTACGCGTCGAAGCTCGCGACGCGCGCGGCTTCGCTCATCTCATGA
- a CDS encoding glycosyltransferase, whose translation MNASPRISVVIPCYNMGAFVGEAVESALAQGSGEVEVVVVDDGSNDGETPEAIDALARRVPIRVIRTANRGLAAARNEGVRNSTSDRIAFLDADDRFAPGALEAMDRALSAHADAAYVYGHTRTFGDRDEIWHRGEFNFFHLLYANEFEPAVMIRREALNRVGGFRAVGPVPGVEDWDLWLRLGALGLFGRRVDAVTLEYRIRPGSMVAAIKARWDETVAAIRAANADLFSPEQILDLKRLWSPGVCVVVPDAIGASAMMTVLERTYPDIEIRDRDGRRIRPNSGELPDGASSRASHVIHLESLHTRGVRSAFQRVRQSEWDWPISRTPTPDRMESAKRHAAPIWWRTRLPRDVDDLDGPIARVQLFMRRLRASGEREWSAFGAGLFAERVLSRVTHAARPVAIYDDFARERSIQGVPVLRPNASAPPSSRVLIFSDLYAREIFRRATDLWPDRADRIHALDF comes from the coding sequence ATGAACGCCTCGCCACGAATCTCGGTCGTCATTCCCTGCTACAACATGGGCGCATTCGTCGGCGAGGCCGTGGAAAGCGCCCTCGCGCAGGGCAGCGGCGAGGTCGAGGTCGTCGTCGTGGACGACGGATCTAATGACGGCGAAACCCCCGAAGCGATCGACGCCCTGGCTCGCCGCGTGCCGATTCGCGTGATCCGCACGGCGAATCGCGGACTCGCCGCGGCCCGCAACGAAGGCGTCCGAAACTCGACCAGCGATCGGATCGCGTTTCTCGACGCCGATGACCGATTCGCCCCGGGCGCGCTCGAAGCGATGGACCGCGCGTTGTCGGCGCACGCCGATGCCGCGTACGTCTACGGCCATACGCGCACGTTCGGCGATCGCGACGAGATCTGGCATCGCGGCGAGTTCAACTTTTTTCATCTGCTGTACGCCAACGAATTCGAGCCCGCCGTGATGATTCGCCGTGAAGCGCTGAATCGCGTCGGCGGATTTCGCGCGGTCGGTCCGGTACCCGGCGTTGAAGACTGGGACCTATGGCTGCGCCTCGGCGCATTGGGTCTGTTCGGTCGACGCGTCGACGCCGTTACGCTCGAATACCGCATCCGCCCCGGCTCGATGGTCGCGGCGATCAAGGCGCGGTGGGACGAAACCGTCGCCGCGATTCGGGCGGCGAACGCTGATCTGTTTTCACCGGAGCAGATACTGGACTTGAAGCGGCTTTGGTCGCCGGGGGTCTGTGTGGTCGTGCCCGATGCGATTGGCGCCTCCGCGATGATGACGGTACTGGAGAGAACGTACCCGGACATCGAGATCCGGGACCGGGACGGGCGCCGTATCCGACCGAACAGCGGCGAGCTTCCGGACGGCGCTTCGTCGCGCGCTTCGCACGTCATACACCTCGAATCGCTCCACACACGGGGCGTACGTTCGGCATTCCAGCGCGTGAGACAGAGCGAGTGGGATTGGCCCATTTCGCGGACGCCGACGCCGGACCGCATGGAGTCGGCGAAGCGTCACGCGGCACCCATCTGGTGGCGGACCAGACTTCCCCGGGATGTGGACGACCTCGACGGACCGATCGCGCGGGTTCAGCTATTCATGCGTCGTTTGCGTGCGAGCGGCGAACGTGAATGGTCGGCGTTCGGCGCGGGACTGTTTGCGGAGCGCGTCTTGAGCCGAGTGACACACGCAGCACGTCCCGTCGCCATCTATGACGACTTCGCGCGGGAAAGATCCATTCAGGGCGTGCCGGTCCTTCGTCCCAACGCCTCGGCCCCGCCCTCGTCGCGCGTGCTCATCTTTAGCGATCTCTACGCGCGAGAAATCTTCCGGCGTGCGACCGACCTTTGGCCGGACCGCGCGGATCGGATTCACGCGCTCGATTTCTGA